GACGTGGTTTTGGAAGAGGAATGGGAAGAGGTGCTGGAAATGCTTTTAGAAACGGAGGTGGTTACGGACAACGTTTTGATGAAAGAGTTTCAAATGTTTCTGAAAAAACATTGCTTGAAAATGATGTAAAAATTTTAAAAGAGCAATTAGAAAACATGGAAAAACAACTTTCTGAAATAAACAAAAAGGATTAAAAAGGCAACTAATTAATGAAATATAGTGCTGGCAGTGGTTTTAGAAAATTACTTATTACCCTTTGTGCTTCTTTGCGTAACACTGTGCAATAGTTATAACATGAAAAAAAGCACAGAGTTTCAAGACAAATAGGATTTTAAAATCTTAATGCCGAATAGTTGCAAAAAAAATAATAAATTTGTTAATCAAATAAACACAAAATAAAATGAATAGAGGAAGAAATCAAAGTAAAGGAAGTGGAAGCGGCAGAGGACTAGGAAGAGGTGGAGGACAAGGACGAAACAAAGGCGGTGCCTTTGGTACAGGTGGATTATGCGTATGTGCTAAATGCGGAACAAAAATT
Above is a genomic segment from Bacteroidota bacterium containing:
- a CDS encoding DUF5320 domain-containing protein is translated as MPRGDRTGPEGRGQQTGRRMGYCVGNNHPGFENNSGNFGGGRGFGRGMGRGAGNAFRNGGGYGQRFDERVSNVSEKTLLENDVKILKEQLENMEKQLSEINKKD